AAATTCCGGCTCCCCCGGAAGGTAGCGTACGGCGTTTCCAGCGTCACAATGCGGCCCAGGCGCCCCAGGAACTCCGTCATCTCCTCATAGCTGATGAACCCCTCCGAGCTGTAGGAAAGCAGGATAAACCTGGCCGGGCACTCTTCCAGCAGCCGGAACAGGGCCGCCGGGGCGTGCTGGCGGCTGTTGTACGTGGAACGCTTCCAATCCGTGGGAATGCCGGAAACGCGGCTGGTTTCCTCCGGCTTTTCATAGGAAGACAGCAGGTTCAGCATGAAATAATTGGAACCGTACGGATGCTGGTTGTAAGGGGGGTCCAGATACACCACATCCATCTCCGGCAATTCCGCAACCAGTTCATTGGCATCCCGGCAATGGATGGAATATTGGCATTCAAATCTGGAAAACACGGGAAACGGCAGAGAAATATCCCCCAGGATACGGGCGAGGGCGTTGCCGCCCGTGCCGCCGAATTTGCCCACGCCCTGCCTGTCCTTGTAAAACCCCTTGAACACGCCGGACGTGTTCGTATGCACGGAGGCTTCCGCCAGAAGGGGGGCGATGAAATACGGCCTTACTTCTTCCGGAAGCAGGTTGATGGTCTGCCGGGCCGTATCCAGGTACACGGCATTGCGGCGTGTATAAAAAACGCGGTCTTCCGGCGTGATGCTGTCCGGATTTTTGGGAGCGTACAATTCCGTGATGAAGCCCTGGTATTCATGCTCTTCCATATACCGCAGCAGGCGCCGGTAATGCCTCTCCAGCTCCAGATTCTCCACTTCCTCCGGGTTGCTCAGGTAGCAGGTGTTGACGATGCGGCTGTATTCCTCCAGATCATTGACAATCAATTCCTCCGAATGCTTCTTCAGGAAACGGGCTACAATGCCGCTGCCGGAAAACAGGTCTCCTGCCCTCAATTTCTCCTTCCCCAGGCGACTTTTCACCTCCTCCAGCCCCGTACCCAGGAAATGCAGCAGGGAACGCTTGTTGCCCAGATACGTCACAATCTGTTCCGTCAGGTATCTGGGGTCTTCCTCCATCGGCAGAGCGGGAGTGGATGATGGCTCGTTCCGGGTCATATATCAGGTCTAAACCATCATACGGCACTCCCGCCTTTCCGTCAAGTTGTGCCGGGTACGGAAATGGAAGATATGCCCTTGGAATAAGGAAGAAATCCGCGCCTGCTGAAAGAGACGAGGGGGAAACATATAGAAGGGGAAATCCATTTTGAAAATTTCCCTGAATGGTGAGGGCGCATTCACGCACGCCTCATGAATAGAAAATAAAATCATGAATAATTCATATATGGATCAATTCTGCTCAGAGCTGGTAGCTAATTCCGAATCCAAATGGTTCCTGTCCGCGTTGAGGGAATGGGAACATGTGGAAACATTTTTGGAGGAGGAAGAAGGTACATGCATTTGCGGGCACGTTATTAAAGAGAACTGTATCATTCAAAACATGATCAATAGAAAAAAACTAACCGTAGGTAATCACTGTGTGAAAAAATTCATGAACCTTGATATATCAAAACACTTTGATGCCATCCGCCGGGTCCGGAAAGACATCACTAAGCCTTTTAATCCGGCGTGCCTGCGGGAAGCTTTAAATAGTAAGATCATCAGTGAGAATGAATGCCGTTTCTATGCTGATACATGGCGGAAGAGAAATCTGACCAAAATAGAGAAGGAGTGGCGTATATCCATCAATAAGAGAATATTGAAAGCAAAAGAGCAGAATATGCTCCACATTAAAATAAGCATGATAATGAGGTACTTTTTTGGCGTTGGAAGCGGAGGGGTATATCGTAACAATTGCTGGTCTGAACACATAGACATTAGACTGAAACAGCTGGGGAACGTGAGGATTCCGGTCAATGGGGAAAAGTTTTACGATTGGATCAGGAAACCCGGCCGTACCCCGCAGGAAATTCTTCAAATGCTTCGCCGCAAATTAGATAGGCTTCGTTCATAAAAGAGGAAACATCCATCCTCCCGCTCATCTCCAGGCCGTGGCTTTCCCCTGCTCCATGTGGACATGGCGGAAGAAAGGCCTTTCCAAAACGGACCCGCATGCTATAGTTCCAACAATCATGAAAAGACATCTTCTACCCTGCTCCCTGCTCTGCATGATCCTGGCGTCCATGACGGCCTTCGGCGATCCCGGAGACACGTTTTACGAAGCCAACCTTTCCCTGACGCGCGCCGCGCGGCTGGAAAAGGAAGGCGATTACAAGGCTGCCATGGAAAGCGGCAAAAAGGCCGCGGAACTCCTTCAATCCCTGAAAAGTTCAACCCCGGAATGGAATCCTGAATGGGTGGACGGCAAGCTGGAAACCGCCGCGCAATTGCAGCAACGCGTGGAGCCCCTGGCCCGGAAAGCGGGGGAATCCAAGAAGGCGGACTACTCCCTGAAACCCGGGGAACAGAGAGATTTTACCCTGCAGCGCGCCTACAAGGCCCATGAACAGCAAAAACTGGTGACCGGGACAGTCCCCGCCCCTGCTCCGGTCCATGCCGCGGAACCCGGGAAAACTGTTGTACCCGCTGCTACCGGGCGGACGGAAATACGCGTGGTCAGGCCGTCCGCAGCCAGACCGGCGACTGTTTCCAGAAGATCCGCGCCTTCACGCGGGCTGCCTCCGCGCACGGACCGGGACGGACGGTTCCGCATCGGGAGCTGATTTTCGGAAGGAAATAGCAGCGGGAGCCTGTAATTCCCCCTTTTCCGTCCTTCCCTTGTTTACCAAGCCATAAAAAGAGCCGCTTCCCCACATCAGGGAAGCGGCTCTGTGAATTTTTAACGGAGCGCTCAGGCGTTTTCCTTGGCGGCTTCTTCAACAGCCACGGCCACCGCTACGGAAGCGCCGACCATCGGGTTGTTGCCCATGCCGATGAGGCCCATCATTTCCACGTGGGCGGGCACGGAGGAGGAGCCGGCGAACTGGGCGTCGGAGTGCATGCGGCCCATGGTATCGGTCATGCCGTAGGAGGCGGGACCGGCAGCCATGTTGTCCGGGTGCAGGGTGCGGCCCGTACCGCCGCCGGAAGCCACGGAGAAGTACTTCTTGCCCTTCTCGTTGCATTCCTTCTTGTAGGTGCCGGCTACCGGGTGCTGGAAGCGGGTGGGGTTGGTGGAGTTCCCGGTGATGGAAACGTCCACGCCTTCATTCCACATGACGGCCACGCCTTCGCGCACGTCGTCGCAACCGTACACGCGCACGGCGGCCTTCGGGCCCTTGGAGAAAGCCTTCTCCTGGATGATGTTCAGCTTGCCTGTGGCGTAGTCGAACTTGGTCTGCACGTACGTGAAGCCGTTGATACGGGAGATGATGTACGCGGCATCCTTGCCAAGGCCGTTCAGGCAGACGCGGAGGTCCTGCTTGCGGACTCGGTTGGCGGATTTGGCAATGCCGATGGCGCCTTCAGCGGCGGCAAAGGATTCGTGCCCGGCCAGGAAGCAGAAGCATTCCGTTTCATCACGCAGGAGCATGGCGGCCAGGTTGCCGTGGCCCAGGCCCACCTTGCGGTCGTCCGCAACGGAACCGGGGATGCAGAAGGACTGGAGGCCTTCACCGATGGCTTCAGCGGCGTCGGCGGCCTTCGTGCAGCCCTTCTTGATGGCGATGGCGGCGCCCACCACATAGGCCCAGCCGGCGTTTTCAAACGCGATGGGCTGGATGCCGTTCACGATTTCGCGAACGTTGATGCCCTTGGAAAGGCAGAGTTGTTCCGCTTCTTCAATGGAGCCGATGCCGTATTTGGCCAGGGCTTCATTGATCTGCTTGATGCGGCGGTCGTAGGATTCGAAAAGAGGCATAATGGTAATAGTGCTTGAAGTTGATATTCTCTTCTTAATTCAATCTCATTCGTGACGAGGATCGATGTACTTGGCGGCCTCGTCAAAACGACCGTAATTGCCCGTGCACTTGGCGAGGGCTTCATTGGCGTCCATGCCCTTCTTGATCATTTCCATCATCGGGCCCATGCGGACGAACTCGTAGCCGATGATTTCACCGTCTTCGTCCAGAGCCAGCTTGGTGATGTAGCCTTCAGCCATTTCCAGGTAGCGGGGGCCCTTGGCGCGGGTGCCGTACAGGGTGCCGATCTGGGAGCGGAGGCCTTTGCCGAGGTCTTCAAGGCCGGCGCCGATGGGCAGGCCGCCTTCGGAGAAAGCGCTCTGGGTGCGGCCGTACACGATCTGCAGGAACAGTTCGCGCATGGCGGTGTTGATGGCGTCGCACACGAGGTCCGTGTTCATCGCTTCCAGCACGGTCTTGCCGGGCAGGATTTCCGCGGCCATGGCGGCGGAGTGGGTCATGCCGGAGCAGCCGCTGGTTTCCACAAGGGCTTCTTCAACGATGCCGTTCTTGACGTTCAGCGTCAGCTTGCAGGTGCCCTGCTGGGGAGCGCACCAGCCCACGCCGTGGGTCAGGCCGGAAATATCCGTGATCTCCTTGGATTGCGTCCAGTTGCCTTCCTGCGGGATGGGGGCCGGACCATGGTTGCAGCCTTTCTTGACGCAACACATTTGTTCGATTTCGTGTGTAAACTGCATGGTATTAGGATGTTAATATGAAGATGGGCCTGCAGTCATCGGACAGCCCCACCTTGAGCGGGACGGATCATACCAGCAAAATCCCGATTGGCAAACACGAATGATTGAAAACCGGGCGAAATGCTTCATCATCAGTCCGGAGCCCGCCCCGCATGAAGTCACGCCCGCGTCATCCCCTTCTCAACAAACTTGCAATCATCTCTGTCTCAGTACTGATGATCGGCTTTTCCTTATTCATGTGGGCGTGGCAGGTGGAACCCAGGCGCGTGGAAACCGTCACAACCGCGCTGGAAGTGCCGCAGTGGAAGGAAAAAGGCGCCTCCCCGCTCCGGATCGTGATTGCCGGAGACTTCCATCTGCGCCCGAACGGCGGCGACCAGGCGCACCGGTACATGGAAAAAATCATGGAGGCCCAGCCGGACATGATTTTCCTGATGGGGGACTATGCCAACGGCCACACCCGGGAGAGCAGCATGAGCCCGGACACCGCCCGGGAATACTTCAAGATGCTGAAGGCCCCCCTGGGCATCTTTGCCGTGCAGGGCAACCATGACCAGTACTATGGCTGGGACCTGTGGCGGAACATGTTTTCAGAACTGGGCATCCTGCCCATGTGGAACGATTCCCTGCTGCTGCACCTCCCCGGCGGCAGGGATTTGCAGCTTTCCTCCGTCCGGGATGACTACCACCTGAGAATCAGGCCGGAGGAACTGCCGCTGCGCTTCTCCCCGGACATTCCCCACATCCTGCTCTCCCACGTGCCGGACATCTTTCCCCTGCTGGCTCCCGGCACGGCGGACGCCGTTATCAGCGCCCACACCCATGGCGGACAGATCTGCCTGCCCGGAGGCAAACCCCTGGCAAACATCTCCCGGGAGAAGGCCAAATTCTCCTATCCCTGGTCCCAACTGAACGGCACGCCGTTCCTCATCACCCGCGGACTAGGATGCAGCGTTCTCCCCCTCCGCTTCTGCTGCCCTCCGGAAATCATCGTGCTGGAAATCCAATAAAACAACCGTTCGGAACCCTCCCTGCCAGCCTATGCCCTCTCCCTTTTATTCACATGATATTTTCATGTTATTCACAACGGCGTGCGTTGCGGTGCTGCTGGAATCGTGCTCCGCGCCCTCCCCTGCTCCGGAAGCCGTGGCCGGATGGTATGAAGGAACCCTTTATGAAGGCAAGCCTTTCTACATTACTAAAAACGCCATCAGCTGGACCAGCGGTAGGAAAAAGGCGGACTTCGGCGACTGGACCGCCGTCAGCGTGTATGACTCCTCCATCCGCCTGGAAGCGGAGGGCGGTACATTCACCATCTCTCCCGGCTACGGCTGGGACGGCGTCACCTGGGGAACCACCCCGCCGGACATGCTCCTTCCTTCCCTGTTCCACGACGCCATGCTGCACGCCAAAATGAACGGGGCCCCCATCGCCAGAAGCCAGATAGACCTGGCCTTCTACGACCTCATGACCACCCAGCACGCCAGCCGCAAGGGACTTTACTACCGCTTTGTACGCCTCTTCGGCTGGTGCTTCACCTTTCCACAGCACCCGCACACGTTGACGGTCCGGCAGGCGGAGAAGACTTTTCTACCCAACTCTCAAATTCAGCTCAAAGGCGCCTGGGACTGGCGAAACACTACCTTCTTCTT
This DNA window, taken from Akkermansia muciniphila, encodes the following:
- a CDS encoding DNA adenine methylase; its protein translation is MTRNEPSSTPALPMEEDPRYLTEQIVTYLGNKRSLLHFLGTGLEEVKSRLGKEKLRAGDLFSGSGIVARFLKKHSEELIVNDLEEYSRIVNTCYLSNPEEVENLELERHYRRLLRYMEEHEYQGFITELYAPKNPDSITPEDRVFYTRRNAVYLDTARQTINLLPEEVRPYFIAPLLAEASVHTNTSGVFKGFYKDRQGVGKFGGTGGNALARILGDISLPFPVFSRFECQYSIHCRDANELVAELPEMDVVYLDPPYNQHPYGSNYFMLNLLSSYEKPEETSRVSGIPTDWKRSTYNSRQHAPAALFRLLEECPARFILLSYSSEGFISYEEMTEFLGRLGRIVTLETPYATFRGSRNLRNRPQNVTEFLFLVERF
- a CDS encoding GGGtGRT protein, with the protein product MPLFESYDRRIKQINEALAKYGIGSIEEAEQLCLSKGINVREIVNGIQPIAFENAGWAYVVGAAIAIKKGCTKAADAAEAIGEGLQSFCIPGSVADDRKVGLGHGNLAAMLLRDETECFCFLAGHESFAAAEGAIGIAKSANRVRKQDLRVCLNGLGKDAAYIISRINGFTYVQTKFDYATGKLNIIQEKAFSKGPKAAVRVYGCDDVREGVAVMWNEGVDVSITGNSTNPTRFQHPVAGTYKKECNEKGKKYFSVASGGGTGRTLHPDNMAAGPASYGMTDTMGRMHSDAQFAGSSSVPAHVEMMGLIGMGNNPMVGASVAVAVAVEEAAKENA
- a CDS encoding metallophosphoesterase produces the protein MIGFSLFMWAWQVEPRRVETVTTALEVPQWKEKGASPLRIVIAGDFHLRPNGGDQAHRYMEKIMEAQPDMIFLMGDYANGHTRESSMSPDTAREYFKMLKAPLGIFAVQGNHDQYYGWDLWRNMFSELGILPMWNDSLLLHLPGGRDLQLSSVRDDYHLRIRPEELPLRFSPDIPHILLSHVPDIFPLLAPGTADAVISAHTHGGQICLPGGKPLANISREKAKFSYPWSQLNGTPFLITRGLGCSVLPLRFCCPPEIIVLEIQ